A genome region from Tolypothrix sp. PCC 7712 includes the following:
- a CDS encoding FecCD family ABC transporter permease encodes MKLDWLVIRSEAISFRIDRRVPLMLLCLAVAVMVAMVMNLGRGEYPISPLDIVKTLLGIDTSNPDHGFVIYNLRLPRTLVAFMVGMALAISGTIFQGIARNPLADPGIIGINAGASLAAVAVIVLFPSTPIYTLPLSAFVGALLMAGLIYSLAWNNGSSPVLFILMGVGLSAIASAFTSLLITFGDIYSVSDALVWLAGSVYGRTWEQVFSFLPWLIIFIPMAMILARHLNVLNLGDDVAKGLGTRVEWQRGLLVLVGVALAGAAVATAGMIGFVGLITPHLGRQLVGTNHQGLIPTSALLGGMLVVASDFFGRTIFAPIEIPCGVVTAAIGAPYFLYLLIRNRKK; translated from the coding sequence ATGAAATTGGATTGGCTAGTCATCCGTTCCGAGGCGATATCTTTTCGCATAGACCGACGTGTACCTTTGATGCTGCTATGTTTGGCAGTAGCGGTTATGGTAGCGATGGTGATGAATTTAGGACGGGGTGAGTATCCGATTTCGCCCTTAGATATCGTCAAAACTTTGTTGGGTATAGATACAAGTAACCCAGATCATGGGTTTGTGATTTACAATCTGCGCCTACCTCGTACCCTCGTAGCTTTCATGGTAGGAATGGCATTAGCTATTTCTGGGACTATCTTTCAAGGGATTGCGCGTAACCCATTAGCCGATCCTGGCATTATTGGGATCAATGCAGGAGCAAGTCTAGCAGCCGTTGCAGTAATTGTATTATTTCCATCAACACCCATTTATACTTTGCCTTTATCAGCCTTTGTTGGTGCTTTATTAATGGCTGGTTTAATTTACTCCTTAGCTTGGAACAATGGTAGTTCTCCGGTTCTGTTTATTTTAATGGGTGTGGGATTATCTGCGATCGCCAGCGCATTCACCAGCTTATTAATTACCTTTGGCGATATTTATAGCGTCAGTGATGCTTTGGTGTGGTTAGCTGGTAGCGTCTACGGACGCACCTGGGAACAAGTCTTTTCCTTCTTACCTTGGTTAATTATTTTTATCCCAATGGCGATGATATTAGCCAGACATTTAAATGTCTTAAATTTGGGAGATGATGTTGCCAAAGGTTTAGGTACTCGTGTGGAATGGCAACGGGGTTTACTTGTCCTAGTCGGTGTAGCCTTAGCAGGTGCAGCCGTCGCCACAGCGGGAATGATTGGCTTTGTAGGATTAATTACACCCCATTTAGGCAGACAGTTAGTAGGTACAAATCATCAAGGTTTAATTCCCACTTCTGCATTATTAGGCGGAATGCTGGTTGTGGCATCAGACTTCTTTGGAAGAACTATATTTGCACCTATCGAAATTCCCTGTGGAGTGGTAACTGCTGCGATTGGCGCACCTTATTTTCTCTATTTATTAATTCGCAATCGCAAAAAATAG
- a CDS encoding ABC transporter ATP-binding protein produces MKGLSTKSLSLAYDGVPIIRDLNLAIPTGKITALVGANGCGKSTLLRGLVRLLKPIGGTVYLDSTSIFNLSTKEVAQQLGILPQSPVAPEGLTVRDLVAQGRYPYQNWLQQWSAKDERIVQQALLITDLLELADRALDTLSGGQRQRAWIAMALAQDTDILLLDEPTTFLDLAHQIEVLDLLYELNQYQGRTIVMVLHDLNQACRYADYLVAVKQGRIFTAGEPKQVMTEEMVKEVFGLECRVVSDPVLGTPMCVPIGRKGKLRSKK; encoded by the coding sequence ATGAAAGGATTATCCACCAAAAGTTTGTCTTTAGCTTACGATGGCGTGCCTATTATCCGAGACTTAAATTTAGCAATTCCCACGGGAAAAATTACGGCTTTAGTGGGCGCGAATGGTTGCGGTAAATCAACTTTATTACGAGGTTTAGTGAGATTGCTTAAACCTATTGGTGGTACCGTATATCTTGATAGCACTTCGATTTTTAATTTGTCTACTAAAGAAGTAGCACAACAATTGGGAATTTTACCCCAAAGTCCAGTAGCACCAGAAGGATTAACAGTCAGAGATTTAGTTGCTCAAGGTCGTTATCCTTATCAAAATTGGTTGCAGCAGTGGTCAGCTAAAGATGAAAGAATTGTACAACAGGCGCTCTTAATTACAGATTTATTAGAGTTAGCAGATAGAGCCTTAGATACCTTATCTGGCGGACAACGCCAACGTGCTTGGATTGCAATGGCACTGGCGCAAGATACAGATATTTTACTATTAGATGAACCGACTACTTTTTTAGATTTAGCACATCAAATAGAAGTTTTAGATTTGTTATATGAATTAAATCAGTATCAAGGACGAACCATTGTCATGGTGCTGCATGATTTGAATCAGGCTTGTCGTTATGCGGATTATCTAGTTGCTGTGAAACAAGGAAGAATTTTTACGGCTGGCGAACCAAAACAAGTAATGACTGAAGAGATGGTAAAAGAGGTTTTTGGTTTAGAATGTCGTGTTGTTTCTGATCCAGTTTTGGGAACACCCATGTGTGTACCTATAGGACGCAAGGGCAAATTAAGAAGTAAAAAGTAA
- a CDS encoding EamA family transporter, translated as MLDNNEATSIFYALLSAFFAALTTIFAKIGVETINPNVATAIRTVVILIMVWGWVVAKGQLDTILTISPKTLLFLILSGLSTGLSWLFYFRALQVGKASLVAPLDKSSLVLVLIFSVLFLQEQLTLSVILGTSLIVTGTLILIR; from the coding sequence ATGTTAGATAACAACGAAGCAACGAGTATATTTTATGCCTTGTTATCAGCATTTTTTGCAGCTTTGACGACGATATTTGCCAAGATTGGAGTCGAAACGATTAACCCTAATGTCGCAACCGCCATCCGCACAGTAGTAATTTTAATCATGGTTTGGGGTTGGGTTGTGGCGAAAGGACAGCTAGATACAATACTGACGATTAGTCCAAAAACCCTACTATTTCTCATCTTATCTGGGTTGTCCACAGGCTTATCTTGGTTGTTTTACTTTCGCGCTTTACAAGTTGGAAAAGCTTCTTTAGTCGCACCTTTAGACAAATCGAGTTTAGTTTTAGTGCTGATATTTTCCGTACTATTTCTTCAAGAACAGTTAACTCTATCTGTGATATTAGGAACTAGCTTGATTGTAACTGGTACACTGATTTTGATTCGTTGA
- a CDS encoding helix-turn-helix transcriptional regulator: protein MTLILNKSDWDKMWQQTVTPELQKFGSDAFEEVLEMPQVAGQGYSGHIELSPGVSLGFADCEYHQDLTIEIPAHDHLIQINILLSGFLDCEGVHPRLDETRSYFSGSGVSPAVTEKHQSGGRLSFVNVEIAPQVLESFLDDRQRQLDNIKQLFKGEDWKVAFYPKVTAKMRSLAQELWHPPYHGAAKRLYLQAKVFELLALYVDLIADSQEPIRNLPRLKPDTIARIHHAKEILTAQIEHPPSLSALAQLVGVSDRTLQRGFQILFQTTVVGYLTQLRLDKAEKLLRQGDRKVAEVANLVGYGHLGHFSAAFKQRFGITPSQCLAGNKAVFGK, encoded by the coding sequence ATGACATTAATCCTCAATAAATCGGACTGGGATAAAATGTGGCAGCAGACTGTCACCCCTGAACTGCAAAAGTTTGGCTCTGATGCGTTTGAGGAAGTTTTGGAGATGCCGCAAGTTGCTGGTCAAGGTTATTCTGGTCATATAGAACTATCTCCTGGGGTGTCGTTGGGTTTTGCGGATTGCGAATACCACCAGGATTTGACGATCGAGATACCTGCCCACGACCATTTGATTCAAATTAATATTTTATTATCAGGATTCCTTGACTGTGAGGGAGTTCACCCGCGTTTGGATGAGACGCGCAGTTATTTTTCTGGTAGTGGGGTTTCGCCCGCAGTTACCGAAAAGCATCAAAGTGGAGGGCGTTTGAGTTTTGTGAATGTGGAAATTGCGCCACAGGTGCTGGAATCGTTTTTGGACGACAGACAACGCCAACTAGATAATATCAAGCAACTATTCAAGGGTGAGGATTGGAAAGTAGCCTTTTACCCAAAGGTGACAGCAAAAATGCGATCGCTTGCTCAAGAATTATGGCATCCACCTTATCACGGTGCGGCTAAACGTCTTTATTTACAAGCCAAGGTATTTGAGTTATTAGCCTTGTATGTAGACTTAATTGCTGACAGTCAAGAACCAATTCGCAATTTACCAAGGCTCAAACCAGATACAATTGCCCGTATCCATCACGCCAAAGAAATTTTAACCGCCCAAATCGAACATCCACCATCATTATCAGCATTAGCTCAACTAGTGGGAGTGAGCGATCGCACTTTGCAACGCGGGTTTCAAATACTTTTTCAAACAACAGTGGTAGGCTATTTGACACAGTTGCGGTTAGACAAAGCCGAAAAATTACTACGCCAAGGCGATCGCAAAGTTGCAGAGGTAGCGAATCTAGTAGGCTATGGACATTTAGGTCATTTTTCCGCAGCATTTAAACAACGATTTGGCATCACACCCAGTCAATGTTTGGCAGGTAACAAGGCGGTTTTTGGCAAATAA
- a CDS encoding TonB-dependent siderophore receptor codes for MKRWCLSANVSLWFLISLSGYFNMMLVQPGWAKDKTQNPEVPSLNPQIIKNSPIPQISDIELPATSAQMLVQTPQTNVVPITGVKANPTDKGVEVILETTQGEQLQITNRTEGNNFIADVPNAQLRLSSGEAFTFRSEKPIAGITEITVTNIDANNIRVMVVGEKAVPTVELFDGDEGLIFAIVSPTTTTQQPPEQPAAQQDEPIELVVTGEEEGYRIPNASTATRTDTPLRDIPQSIQIIPQQVLRDQRADISSALLNAPSVRNAAPSNFDSLRLQVRGFFSQPTLNGIKETNGLASNVGPDLTGIENIEILLGPNSVLLGSTSPGGTVNFVTKQPLRDPYYFIEATVGSFDFYRGEVDLSGPLDDDKKALYRLNASYREQGFFTDLSQTRNLVIAPVLSLELSKNTNLTIEGTYKYLEQENYNLGLPAIGTLFSNPNGEIPRSRITNEGELNVTTTRLGYRLEHKFNENWSLNNSFRYGYLNYDSAGVNIGTRLLDDNRTLLRTANDSNDRYRDYRLTTNVIGKFATGAIEHQLLFGIDLGRLNNTLKFTSRIGAPIDIFNPIYGQAPGAVTFELDTNTVTDELGFIVQDQVTIADNLKLLLSGRFDTFTQINRDFLATTETSQSGSAFSPRIGIVYQPIPAISLYANYSRSFEPAIGQAFDGSDFEPTKGTQYEVGVKTDFHDRLSATLAFYDVTQSNVLTEDPNNVGFSIQTGEQRSQGIELSLAGEILPGWNVFASYAYNDARVTQDNSIPVGNRVQRTTPHAASLWTTYEIQRGNLQGLGFGLGLFYVGDRTGDTGNTFEVPSYFTTDAAIFYKKDRLRAAINIKNLFNVDYFENAFSRLRVSPGAPFTVQGTISWEF; via the coding sequence ATGAAGCGTTGGTGTTTGTCCGCTAATGTGAGTTTATGGTTTCTAATCAGCCTTTCTGGATACTTCAATATGATGTTAGTACAACCAGGATGGGCAAAGGATAAAACCCAAAATCCAGAAGTACCGTCTTTAAACCCACAAATAATCAAGAATTCCCCAATTCCCCAAATTAGTGACATTGAACTTCCTGCTACCAGCGCGCAGATGTTGGTACAGACACCACAAACTAATGTTGTACCAATTACAGGTGTCAAAGCCAATCCCACAGATAAAGGTGTAGAAGTAATTTTAGAGACAACCCAAGGAGAACAACTACAAATCACAAATCGTACTGAAGGTAATAACTTTATTGCAGATGTTCCCAATGCTCAGTTACGTTTATCTTCGGGCGAAGCTTTCACCTTCCGTTCAGAAAAGCCAATTGCGGGAATTACGGAAATCACAGTTACAAATATTGATGCCAATAATATAAGAGTCATGGTAGTGGGTGAGAAAGCTGTGCCCACAGTTGAGTTGTTTGATGGGGATGAAGGGCTGATTTTTGCAATTGTATCTCCGACAACGACAACCCAACAACCCCCAGAACAGCCAGCAGCGCAGCAAGATGAGCCAATCGAGTTGGTAGTTACAGGAGAAGAAGAGGGATATCGCATACCCAATGCTTCAACCGCAACGCGGACAGATACACCTCTGCGAGATATTCCCCAATCGATTCAAATTATTCCCCAACAAGTATTGCGGGATCAACGCGCAGATATATCTAGTGCGTTGTTAAATGCTCCCAGTGTACGTAACGCAGCACCTTCTAACTTTGATTCATTGCGCTTGCAAGTGCGAGGCTTTTTTAGCCAACCCACATTGAATGGAATTAAAGAAACTAACGGTTTAGCCTCTAACGTGGGGCCTGATTTGACAGGAATCGAAAATATCGAAATTCTTCTAGGGCCAAACTCAGTTTTACTTGGTTCCACATCTCCAGGTGGAACAGTGAACTTTGTCACCAAACAGCCTTTACGAGATCCTTACTACTTTATTGAAGCAACTGTAGGTAGTTTTGATTTTTATCGTGGTGAGGTGGATTTATCGGGGCCTCTAGATGATGATAAAAAAGCCCTTTATCGGCTGAATGCATCTTACAGAGAACAAGGGTTTTTTACAGATTTGAGCCAAACTAGAAACTTAGTAATTGCGCCGGTTTTGAGTCTAGAACTGAGCAAAAATACAAATCTGACCATTGAAGGAACTTATAAATACTTAGAGCAGGAAAACTACAATTTAGGGTTACCGGCGATTGGAACGCTATTTTCTAATCCAAATGGCGAGATACCTCGTAGTCGCATTACCAATGAAGGCGAGCTGAATGTGACAACTACCAGGCTGGGATATCGATTAGAGCATAAATTTAATGAGAATTGGTCATTAAATAATTCTTTTCGGTATGGATACCTGAACTACGATAGTGCTGGTGTCAATATTGGGACAAGGCTTTTAGACGATAATCGCACCCTACTGAGAACAGCTAACGATTCCAACGATCGCTATCGTGATTATAGACTCACAACAAATGTGATCGGCAAGTTTGCCACAGGTGCAATTGAGCATCAATTACTATTTGGTATCGATTTAGGAAGGCTGAACAATACCTTAAAATTTACAAGTAGAATCGGCGCACCCATTGACATATTCAATCCGATTTACGGTCAAGCACCAGGAGCAGTTACATTTGAGCTTGATACTAATACCGTCACTGATGAGCTGGGTTTTATAGTACAAGATCAGGTAACAATTGCCGATAATTTAAAATTACTCCTAAGTGGTCGATTTGATACCTTCACCCAAATCAATAGAGACTTTCTCGCCACAACAGAAACCAGTCAATCAGGAAGCGCGTTTAGTCCCCGTATAGGTATTGTATATCAGCCAATCCCGGCTATTTCCCTGTATGCAAACTATAGCCGCTCCTTTGAACCTGCTATTGGTCAAGCCTTTGATGGGAGCGACTTTGAGCCGACAAAGGGTACACAGTATGAAGTTGGGGTGAAAACCGATTTTCATGATAGGCTTTCGGCTACACTAGCTTTCTATGACGTTACCCAATCGAACGTTTTAACTGAAGACCCCAATAATGTAGGTTTTTCCATACAAACAGGAGAACAGCGCAGCCAGGGTATTGAACTCAGCCTTGCAGGTGAAATATTACCAGGATGGAATGTGTTTGCTAGTTATGCCTATAACGATGCCCGTGTTACCCAAGATAATAGCATTCCCGTAGGTAACCGCGTACAACGGACAACGCCCCATGCTGCTAGCTTATGGACAACCTATGAAATTCAACGTGGTAACTTGCAGGGTTTAGGCTTTGGTTTGGGATTGTTTTATGTAGGCGATCGCACTGGCGACACTGGAAATACATTTGAAGTACCTAGTTATTTCACTACAGATGCTGCTATTTTCTACAAAAAAGACAGATTACGTGCAGCAATCAATATCAAAAACCTCTTTAACGTAGACTATTTTGAAAATGCTTTTAGTCGCTTGCGCGTCTCTCCTGGTGCGCCATTTACCGTCCAGGGAACTATTTCTTGGGAGTTTTGA
- a CDS encoding iron-siderophore ABC transporter substrate-binding protein, which produces MNRFLYRLTSVLCLVITIFTLVCACSKSVSDEVATSQSPQPSLECRVVEHARGETCIPLNPQRIVTLDFNSFAAILALDIKPIATWITTEIEDDFPYFQGKADGVEILRSSSSQINLEKLVLLHPDLIIVISHPGFAGIYKYVSQIAPTVILPWVETQGNWKQHIQDTAKIFNKTETGIQLINYYNQRVNQLKQTVGNNHQKNRISFAYVAAGRLVITRQKSFAGGILHDIGVLNPIFAESGDNDLPLSEELLPKIDSDILFIAPLQKDDYSVIQQLQQKPLWFKIKAVQQNQVYLVDFSVWRGLNILAAYAMLDDLDQYIVNIT; this is translated from the coding sequence ATGAACAGGTTTCTTTATCGTCTCACCTCTGTGCTATGTCTAGTAATTACGATATTTACACTTGTTTGCGCTTGTAGCAAAAGTGTTTCTGATGAAGTTGCGACTTCACAATCTCCACAACCAAGTCTAGAATGTCGAGTAGTAGAACACGCCAGAGGAGAAACTTGTATTCCCCTCAATCCACAACGAATTGTCACCTTAGATTTCAATAGTTTTGCAGCTATTTTGGCTTTAGACATCAAACCGATCGCCACTTGGATTACAACGGAAATAGAAGATGACTTTCCTTACTTTCAAGGAAAAGCAGATGGAGTAGAAATATTAAGAAGTTCTAGCAGTCAAATTAATTTAGAAAAACTTGTTTTACTCCATCCCGATTTAATTATTGTGATTTCTCATCCAGGATTTGCCGGAATTTATAAATATGTATCGCAAATAGCACCCACAGTAATTCTACCTTGGGTTGAAACTCAAGGAAATTGGAAACAACACATTCAAGATACTGCTAAAATTTTCAACAAGACAGAAACAGGTATTCAATTAATAAATTACTATAACCAACGTGTTAACCAATTAAAGCAGACAGTTGGTAATAATCATCAAAAAAATCGCATATCATTTGCTTATGTCGCTGCCGGGAGATTAGTAATTACTCGTCAAAAATCTTTTGCAGGGGGAATTTTACATGACATTGGCGTATTAAATCCTATATTTGCCGAATCTGGTGACAATGATTTACCTCTTTCGGAAGAATTGTTACCCAAGATTGATAGCGATATCCTGTTTATTGCACCGCTACAAAAAGATGATTACTCAGTTATCCAACAGCTTCAGCAAAAGCCTTTATGGTTTAAAATCAAAGCTGTACAACAAAATCAAGTTTATCTAGTAGATTTTTCTGTTTGGCGGGGATTGAATATTCTTGCAGCTTATGCAATGCTTGATGACCTCGATCAATACATAGTTAACATCACTTAA
- a CDS encoding DUF1636 family protein, with product MSKYNLFVCKSCHRSSQERPENPPFDGDILLEKLNDLCKEKYSLNELEIKPVECLWACNHGCVVAASHPDKPTYLFVNLSPEESAASLLEFMQLYIKSRKGNIAWKQLPEVLQSAIFAQVPPGER from the coding sequence ATGTCAAAATATAATTTATTTGTCTGCAAATCCTGTCATCGTTCCTCCCAAGAACGACCAGAAAATCCCCCTTTTGATGGGGATATTTTACTTGAAAAATTAAATGATTTATGTAAAGAGAAATATTCACTAAATGAACTAGAGATTAAACCCGTTGAATGTTTGTGGGCTTGTAATCACGGCTGTGTTGTAGCTGCTTCTCACCCAGACAAACCCACCTATCTTTTTGTCAATTTGTCTCCAGAAGAAAGCGCCGCATCGTTACTAGAATTTATGCAATTGTATATCAAGAGTCGCAAAGGCAATATAGCTTGGAAACAATTACCTGAAGTGTTACAGTCTGCTATTTTCGCGCAAGTTCCGCCTGGAGAAAGGTAG
- a CDS encoding helix-turn-helix transcriptional regulator, which produces MQFHALALGMYTDTYGQMGRENRNTFISGGGMQQKIDICYHHSQRILGVDIEMPPHLLKTFFPKKDGEMLPQFKFLAKESDWQTLLYSPTNPAIQSVVLQILHCPYQGITKRMYLQGKVIELMALQLAPFLEDHSVKQLLPRLKRETVGKIHHAKEILQARLENPPLLSELAQQVGVSESTLQRGFQIQFGTTVFGYLTNQRMEQAHQLLQNSDFTVAEVANIVGYSHLGHFAAAFKRKFGITPRECCLGKKLVSGL; this is translated from the coding sequence TTGCAATTTCATGCGTTAGCTTTAGGGATGTATACAGATACTTATGGGCAGATGGGGAGAGAAAATAGAAATACCTTTATTTCTGGTGGTGGAATGCAGCAAAAAATTGATATTTGCTATCACCATTCCCAAAGAATTTTGGGTGTTGATATAGAAATGCCACCCCATTTATTAAAGACTTTTTTCCCTAAAAAAGACGGAGAAATGCTGCCACAATTTAAATTTTTGGCAAAAGAAAGCGATTGGCAAACACTACTTTACTCTCCAACTAATCCAGCTATTCAAAGTGTTGTGCTGCAAATTCTTCACTGTCCCTATCAAGGAATAACTAAGCGGATGTATTTACAGGGTAAAGTCATAGAATTAATGGCTTTGCAATTAGCTCCTTTTTTAGAAGATCATTCGGTAAAGCAATTACTACCACGATTAAAAAGGGAAACTGTTGGTAAAATTCATCATGCCAAAGAAATTTTACAAGCTCGGTTGGAGAATCCACCGTTACTATCAGAATTGGCTCAACAGGTAGGTGTGAGTGAAAGTACCCTGCAAAGAGGATTTCAGATACAGTTTGGTACAACGGTGTTTGGTTATTTGACAAATCAGCGTATGGAACAAGCGCATCAGCTATTACAGAATAGTGATTTTACAGTGGCGGAAGTGGCTAATATTGTCGGCTATTCTCATTTAGGACATTTTGCAGCAGCTTTTAAGCGTAAGTTTGGGATCACACCACGAGAATGTTGTTTAGGTAAAAAGCTGGTTTCGGGACTATAA
- a CDS encoding ABC transporter substrate-binding protein — protein sequence MRVIVRLLLLSCLMFVSVLGCHRQASDISSSHCTFTGDCQTVRHLGGETQICGQPQRIVVLNSKMLDIVLSLGVQPIGYAEIFSNRRGDFDQPSQQIPYLGDRITQPIANLGMSSNPSLETIIRLKPDLILGDIRGNQQQYSQLSQIAPTLLFEYVGRDKWQDALQAIAQVLGRTHQAKKIIAAHHQQIEATRQVLAPVVKAYPKVLMVSSEQLNASINLVTSLDFCGALLEDIGFKLATVSQSKPTNITQPISVEILPQLDADLIIVQGHNIVELSKIENTNSFAKIQLQSVQKSWNTNSLAQSLTASIKNRVYFIPTYICLGLPSPSGTQITLKSLQEQLLPLAKTGNHN from the coding sequence ATGAGGGTAATTGTGCGATTATTGTTGTTAAGTTGTTTGATGTTTGTCTCAGTTTTAGGTTGTCATCGCCAAGCGTCTGACATCTCATCTTCTCATTGCACATTCACAGGTGATTGTCAAACAGTGCGACATCTGGGAGGAGAAACGCAGATTTGTGGACAACCGCAACGGATTGTGGTTCTCAATTCCAAGATGTTAGATATTGTACTCTCATTGGGTGTGCAGCCGATTGGCTATGCGGAAATATTTAGCAATCGTCGTGGTGATTTTGATCAGCCTAGCCAGCAGATTCCCTATTTAGGCGATCGCATCACCCAGCCAATTGCTAATCTGGGAATGAGTAGCAATCCATCCCTAGAAACGATCATCAGACTCAAGCCAGATTTGATTTTGGGGGATATTCGGGGAAATCAACAACAATATAGTCAATTATCCCAAATTGCGCCCACACTGCTATTTGAATATGTTGGCAGGGATAAATGGCAAGATGCTCTACAGGCGATCGCTCAAGTATTAGGACGCACTCATCAAGCTAAAAAAATCATAGCAGCCCATCATCAGCAAATAGAAGCAACCCGTCAAGTATTAGCACCTGTTGTTAAAGCCTATCCAAAAGTTCTCATGGTGTCCTCAGAACAACTCAACGCCTCAATCAATCTGGTCACTTCTCTAGATTTTTGTGGTGCTTTATTAGAGGATATTGGATTTAAACTGGCTACTGTTTCCCAAAGTAAACCAACAAATATTACTCAACCAATTTCGGTAGAAATATTACCTCAACTTGATGCCGATTTAATCATTGTCCAAGGACATAACATAGTTGAGTTAAGCAAAATAGAAAATACAAATAGTTTTGCTAAAATTCAATTGCAATCTGTGCAAAAATCTTGGAATACCAACTCTCTCGCTCAGTCATTAACTGCAAGTATAAAAAACCGAGTCTACTTTATTCCTACTTATATTTGTCTAGGTTTACCTTCACCTAGTGGTACACAGATTACGCTTAAATCTTTACAAGAACAACTATTACCCTTGGCTAAAACAGGTAATCATAATTAA
- a CDS encoding helix-turn-helix domain-containing protein has product MKNQSLQILESDCSNLLVTAEESTNCDRNLDFLEEVIKYPPELGRGYIQEVELSRGFSLTIRDYQNHNTNLTEISPAHEHPLQFCFKLQGQTISNIEYASLKTGETALCGCGMSPKMSYSFSEINQEIDIHIEAKLLTQLFGIQDDAIPPQLKHLFRQPDEEYSVSTRAITAQMQVALQQIWQCPFQGMVKQVYLQAKVLELMALRLQQDMTGAINPCHKYQSKRTVIEQIYQAKEILESRVENPPSLIELAENVGLSLYQLKQGFQKVFGQSAFQYLHQYRMEQARLLLYEGNMRVADVANTVGYSHLGQFSAAFKRKFGISPRDCLKGKV; this is encoded by the coding sequence ATGAAAAATCAAAGTTTGCAGATATTAGAATCTGATTGCTCAAATTTGTTAGTCACTGCTGAAGAAAGTACGAATTGCGATCGCAACCTAGATTTTTTAGAAGAAGTTATCAAATATCCCCCAGAATTAGGTCGGGGTTATATTCAAGAAGTTGAACTAAGTCGAGGATTTTCCCTGACAATTCGAGATTACCAAAATCACAACACCAATCTCACTGAAATTTCCCCAGCACACGAACATCCTTTACAGTTTTGTTTTAAACTTCAGGGTCAGACTATTAGTAACATTGAATATGCTTCATTAAAAACAGGCGAAACTGCTTTGTGCGGTTGTGGAATGTCTCCCAAGATGTCATATAGTTTCTCAGAAATAAATCAAGAAATTGATATCCACATCGAAGCGAAATTATTGACACAATTATTCGGGATTCAAGATGATGCAATTCCACCACAGTTAAAACACTTGTTTCGACAACCAGATGAAGAGTATTCTGTAAGTACGCGAGCAATTACCGCCCAAATGCAGGTTGCGTTGCAGCAAATTTGGCAATGTCCCTTTCAAGGTATGGTCAAACAGGTTTATTTGCAAGCAAAAGTTTTAGAATTAATGGCTTTGCGGTTACAACAGGATATGACGGGAGCAATTAATCCATGTCATAAGTATCAATCAAAACGAACAGTAATTGAGCAAATTTATCAAGCTAAAGAAATTTTAGAAAGTCGTGTAGAAAATCCACCTTCTTTAATTGAATTAGCAGAAAATGTTGGACTGAGTCTCTATCAATTAAAACAGGGTTTTCAGAAAGTATTTGGTCAAAGTGCTTTTCAATATTTACATCAATATCGGATGGAACAAGCGCGACTCTTGCTGTATGAGGGTAATATGCGTGTGGCAGATGTGGCAAATACTGTAGGCTATTCCCACTTAGGGCAATTTTCAGCAGCCTTTAAACGTAAGTTCGGTATTAGTCCCCGTGATTGTCTAAAGGGGAAAGTGTAA